The proteins below are encoded in one region of Syntrophotalea carbinolica DSM 2380:
- a CDS encoding secondary thiamine-phosphate synthase enzyme YjbQ — translation MITLEVNSRQREEFIDISAQVRQAIRNAGVNRGIACLHVPHTTAAVTINENADPDVLHDLLLGLERLAPRDAGYRHAEGNSDAHIKSSLLGVDQTLLVENGEPVLGTWQGIYFCEFDGPRRRRLHIRILEK, via the coding sequence ATGATTACCCTGGAAGTCAACAGCCGGCAGCGTGAGGAATTCATCGATATCAGCGCCCAGGTCCGGCAGGCAATTCGCAACGCGGGTGTCAACCGGGGCATCGCCTGCCTGCATGTGCCGCATACCACCGCCGCCGTTACCATCAACGAAAACGCCGATCCCGATGTGCTGCACGACCTGCTTCTCGGTCTGGAACGACTCGCGCCGCGCGATGCCGGCTATCGCCATGCGGAAGGCAACAGCGACGCCCACATCAAAAGCTCCCTGCTGGGCGTGGATCAGACCCTGTTGGTCGAAAACGGCGAACCGGTGCTGGGCACCTGGCAGGGGATTTATTTCTGCGAATTCGACGGTCCGCGACGCCGCAGGCTGCATATCCGGATACTCGAGAAATGA
- a CDS encoding esterase/lipase family protein, translating into MQTFFKILTCFFGAVGGLTTLSYALYWYETANRRPELVNQRFRPGRLVLAGGLILGETLFLMLTILLHPFGWFNRKAPPVNSDRTPIILLHGLFHSRACWWWLRLHLRRQGWKTVYAVALPPWKNVEVLTERVAHIVDTLRHRHGVRQVHLIGHSMGALIARNYLQIRGGAGKIDRCVLLGAPHRGSKLAPFALSPLGMLLLPGSEFLKRLAAAAWPADTGVVNIYSRHDNMILPFDNAVLPEVANREMIGMGHTSLLFRPSAIRCIIDHLKKEQP; encoded by the coding sequence TTGCAGACTTTCTTCAAGATATTGACATGTTTTTTCGGGGCCGTAGGCGGCTTGACGACACTGAGTTACGCCTTGTACTGGTATGAAACCGCCAACCGGCGTCCCGAGCTGGTCAATCAGCGTTTCCGGCCCGGCAGGCTGGTCCTGGCAGGCGGCTTGATCCTGGGCGAAACGCTTTTCCTGATGCTGACCATCCTACTGCACCCCTTTGGATGGTTCAACCGCAAAGCACCGCCCGTCAACAGCGATCGCACCCCGATCATCCTGTTGCACGGCCTGTTTCACAGCCGCGCCTGCTGGTGGTGGTTAAGACTGCACCTGCGGCGCCAGGGCTGGAAAACGGTCTACGCTGTCGCACTGCCTCCCTGGAAGAACGTGGAAGTCCTCACCGAACGGGTGGCTCATATCGTAGATACCCTGCGTCACCGCCATGGCGTGCGCCAGGTTCACCTGATAGGTCATTCCATGGGCGCTCTGATTGCCCGCAACTATCTGCAGATTCGCGGCGGCGCGGGCAAAATTGACCGTTGCGTGCTACTCGGCGCACCCCACCGGGGATCGAAACTGGCCCCTTTTGCCCTGTCGCCGCTGGGCATGCTGCTGTTACCGGGCTCCGAGTTCCTGAAACGTCTGGCGGCAGCCGCCTGGCCCGCAGATACCGGAGTCGTCAATATCTATTCCCGCCACGACAACATGATTCTGCCGTTTGACAATGCCGTGCTGCCGGAAGTTGCCAACCGGGAAATGATCGGCATGGGTCACACCTCCCTGCTGTTTCGGCCATCGGCCATCCGCTGTATCATCGACCATCTCAAAAAGGAGCAGCCATGA
- the xerC gene encoding tyrosine recombinase XerC: MDRLIARFCRHLEVERNLSPHTLRAYRQDLTEFSRFLKQEAGEEGSSNTASAIEQVDALVLRRYLARLHKRNRKTTIGRKLSAVRSFFRYLVRQGELAVSPAETVATPKREQYLPKVLTVDEVFALIKAADGDEPLTVRDRAILELFYSSGLRVGELEGLDVGHVDLRDGLVRVRGKGDKERIVPMGRPARQALGRYLAERGVPDREQPLFLNYRGGRLSSRSIERNLKKWLLCAGILKDASPHALRHTFATHLLDGGADLRAIQELLGHASLSTTQKYTQVSLDRLMEVYDRTHPRGRKKK, translated from the coding sequence ATGGATCGTCTGATCGCTCGATTCTGCCGGCACCTTGAAGTGGAACGCAACCTGTCGCCCCATACCTTGCGGGCTTACCGGCAGGATCTGACGGAGTTTTCCCGATTTCTCAAACAGGAGGCCGGGGAGGAAGGTTCGTCAAATACGGCTTCTGCCATAGAGCAGGTCGATGCCCTTGTTTTGCGGCGTTATCTCGCCCGCTTGCACAAACGCAATCGCAAGACCACCATCGGTCGCAAGCTTTCGGCCGTTCGTAGTTTTTTCCGCTATCTCGTCCGCCAGGGCGAGCTGGCCGTCAGTCCTGCTGAGACTGTGGCGACTCCCAAACGGGAGCAGTATCTGCCCAAGGTTCTGACCGTGGACGAGGTGTTTGCCCTGATCAAGGCCGCCGATGGTGACGAGCCGCTGACGGTGCGCGACCGCGCGATCCTGGAGTTATTCTATTCCAGCGGTCTGCGCGTGGGGGAGCTGGAGGGCCTCGACGTCGGCCATGTCGATCTTCGCGACGGCCTGGTACGGGTCAGGGGGAAAGGGGATAAGGAGCGCATCGTACCCATGGGCCGTCCGGCCCGACAGGCCCTGGGACGTTATCTGGCCGAGCGTGGCGTTCCGGATCGGGAACAACCGCTGTTTCTCAATTACCGGGGTGGGCGGCTTTCATCCAGGAGCATCGAACGCAACCTTAAAAAATGGCTGTTGTGTGCCGGTATCCTCAAGGATGCCTCCCCCCATGCCTTGCGTCATACCTTTGCCACCCACCTGTTGGACGGCGGTGCGGATCTGCGTGCCATCCAGGAATTGCTTGGCCATGCCTCCTTGTCCACCACGCAGAAATATACCCAGGTCAGCCTCGATCGGCTGATGGAAGTTTATGACCGTACCCATCCCCGGGGGCGCAAAAAAAAATGA
- a CDS encoding PQQ-dependent sugar dehydrogenase — protein MSRILLAIMGFAALFAGCLLARALYLIPDLPLWYCLLPLILTILAFGAMVNLVHLRWAMIQLTTAFFATLALTFVVPRIGTLPAKTGNDGLVTVPLHIPPAWSGTIKPESPILQTVPGFEISVFASGLTGPRMLAFSPAGDLYVSLPRAGRIMVLPDENHDGVADRHMTFADDLDLPHGLAFAGQDLIAAENGRLIRLPDGNTDLRADRIEVLSNDLPVGGGHWTRSVAIGPTGDYFVAAGSSCNACMEKDPRRAAILRIPAGGGQAKIHARGLRNSVGLAFHPATGELWASNNGRDRLGDDLPPEEINRIVPGGDYGWPFCYGRRIPDPDYGSVSRCRQTLPPEVEMQAHSAPLGITFGHKLAFPKAYRDMLYVAFHGSWNRSIPTGYKLVGIPVENGRPTGPPQDIVRGWLQGRRAWGRPVSPAVGPDGALYLSDDRAGLIYRITAMEEATKITEKSN, from the coding sequence ATGTCCCGTATCCTGCTAGCCATAATGGGATTTGCCGCCCTGTTTGCCGGTTGCCTGCTGGCCCGTGCTCTTTATCTCATACCGGACCTTCCCCTGTGGTACTGCCTGCTGCCGCTGATTCTAACCATTTTGGCATTCGGCGCCATGGTCAATCTTGTCCACCTCCGATGGGCTATGATTCAACTCACGACAGCTTTTTTCGCCACACTGGCTTTGACCTTCGTTGTTCCGCGAATAGGCACGCTTCCGGCCAAAACCGGCAACGACGGTCTGGTTACCGTGCCCCTGCATATCCCGCCCGCTTGGTCCGGAACCATAAAACCCGAATCGCCAATATTGCAGACCGTCCCGGGGTTCGAAATATCGGTTTTTGCCTCCGGCCTGACGGGTCCACGAATGTTGGCTTTCAGTCCGGCTGGCGATCTTTACGTATCGCTGCCCAGAGCCGGCCGGATCATGGTCCTGCCCGATGAAAACCATGACGGCGTCGCAGACCGTCATATGACTTTTGCCGACGATCTCGACCTGCCTCACGGTTTGGCTTTTGCCGGGCAGGATCTGATCGCCGCCGAAAATGGACGGTTGATACGCCTGCCGGATGGCAACACGGATCTCCGTGCCGACCGTATCGAAGTGCTTTCCAACGATCTTCCCGTCGGCGGCGGTCACTGGACCCGTAGCGTGGCCATCGGACCGACGGGCGACTATTTCGTGGCGGCCGGCTCCAGCTGCAACGCCTGCATGGAAAAAGATCCGCGCCGCGCAGCCATCCTGCGCATCCCGGCCGGTGGCGGACAGGCGAAAATTCATGCCCGGGGGCTTCGCAACAGTGTCGGTCTGGCCTTCCATCCCGCAACCGGCGAGCTGTGGGCCAGCAACAACGGACGTGACCGACTCGGGGACGATCTGCCTCCTGAGGAAATCAATCGTATCGTCCCGGGCGGTGATTACGGTTGGCCGTTCTGCTATGGCCGGCGGATCCCCGATCCCGATTACGGCAGCGTCTCCCGTTGCCGTCAGACCCTGCCGCCGGAGGTCGAAATGCAGGCCCACTCCGCACCCCTGGGCATCACTTTCGGCCACAAGCTGGCGTTTCCCAAAGCCTATCGCGACATGCTCTATGTAGCTTTCCACGGTTCCTGGAACCGCAGCATCCCCACCGGCTACAAATTGGTCGGCATCCCCGTCGAGAACGGCCGCCCCACGGGACCGCCGCAGGATATTGTCCGTGGCTGGCTGCAGGGCCGCAGGGCCTGGGGACGCCCTGTAAGCCCGGCCGTCGGTCCCGACGGCGCCTTGTACCTGTCCGACGATCGCGCCGGCCTCATCTATCGAATTACCGCCATGGAAGAGGCTACCAAGATCACCGAAAAAAGCAACTAA
- a CDS encoding class I SAM-dependent methyltransferase, whose translation MNHIGIVLLYLVCILGGIFIYVRLHKMHGQIKRLKKSLSAEVASQNRGLYEQLECLIGLYRELDMHNSLPLMRGWAGSPDFLWHLARHARRCSPRVVVECGSGVSTVVLARCMQLNGEGHVYSMDHDPVFAEKTRREIIAQGLEGWATVLDAPLQAYDLSGDSWLWYASGVLPQDIGIDMLVVDGPPDTTGDLARYPAGPILLPRLNRDGTVFMDDYARSGESAVARRWRQEWPDFQFTDLKAEKGLLHMARTVPEG comes from the coding sequence ATGAACCATATCGGCATCGTCTTGCTATATTTGGTGTGTATCCTTGGCGGGATCTTCATCTATGTGCGCCTGCACAAGATGCACGGCCAGATTAAACGCCTGAAGAAAAGCCTGTCGGCTGAAGTCGCATCCCAAAACCGGGGTCTCTATGAACAACTGGAGTGCCTGATAGGGCTCTATCGGGAACTGGACATGCATAATAGCCTTCCCCTGATGCGCGGTTGGGCAGGTTCCCCCGATTTTTTGTGGCACCTTGCCCGTCATGCGCGCCGCTGCAGCCCGCGGGTTGTTGTGGAATGCGGCAGCGGGGTCAGTACGGTGGTTTTGGCCAGGTGCATGCAGCTGAACGGCGAGGGGCACGTCTACAGTATGGATCATGACCCCGTTTTTGCCGAAAAGACCCGCCGGGAAATCATCGCTCAGGGTCTGGAAGGGTGGGCAACGGTTCTTGATGCGCCGTTGCAGGCGTATGACCTCAGCGGCGATTCCTGGCTCTGGTACGCAAGTGGAGTTTTGCCGCAGGACATCGGCATCGATATGTTGGTCGTCGATGGGCCGCCGGACACAACGGGTGACCTTGCACGTTATCCGGCGGGACCGATATTGCTGCCCAGGTTAAACCGGGACGGGACGGTTTTCATGGATGACTATGCCCGCTCCGGCGAGTCGGCGGTCGCCCGGCGCTGGCGGCAAGAGTGGCCCGATTTCCAGTTTACCGACCTCAAGGCAGAAAAAGGGCTTTTGCATATGGCCCGGACCGTGCCGGAGGGGTAA
- the aepX gene encoding phosphoenolpyruvate mutase, whose translation MQKKTSQFKSLLHSPDVQFLMEAHNGLSAKIVEEAGFKGIWGSGLAISAALGVRDNNEASWTQVLDVVEFMSDASSIPIMLDADTGYGNFNNVRRLVRKLEQRGVGAVCIEDKLFPKNNSLLDDARQPLEAIDVFAGKIKAAKDTQQDEDFCVIARIEAFIAKWGLGEALKRAEAYHKAGADALLIHSKLSTAEEILAFMNEWQDTCPIVVVPTKYYTTPTSVFQEAGISLVIWANQLLRSSVAAMQKTAAIIHEQQSLLGVEKEITPVKEVFRLQNTDELKKAEERYLPPTRTPDPSGG comes from the coding sequence ATGCAGAAAAAAACGTCCCAGTTCAAATCTCTGTTGCATTCGCCGGATGTTCAATTCCTCATGGAAGCCCATAACGGCTTAAGCGCCAAGATCGTCGAAGAGGCTGGTTTCAAAGGCATCTGGGGCAGCGGACTGGCCATATCGGCTGCCCTAGGGGTGCGGGACAACAACGAAGCCAGCTGGACCCAGGTACTGGACGTTGTCGAGTTCATGAGCGATGCATCCAGCATCCCGATCATGCTGGATGCCGACACCGGCTATGGCAATTTCAACAATGTGCGCAGGTTGGTGCGTAAACTGGAACAGCGAGGGGTCGGCGCCGTCTGCATCGAGGACAAGCTGTTTCCGAAAAACAACTCGTTGCTGGACGACGCCCGTCAGCCATTGGAAGCTATCGATGTTTTCGCCGGAAAAATCAAGGCAGCCAAAGACACCCAGCAGGATGAGGATTTTTGCGTCATCGCAAGAATCGAAGCCTTCATTGCCAAATGGGGGCTGGGCGAAGCGCTCAAACGCGCCGAAGCCTACCATAAAGCGGGGGCGGATGCCTTGTTGATCCACAGCAAACTGTCGACGGCGGAAGAGATCCTGGCCTTCATGAACGAATGGCAGGATACCTGTCCCATCGTTGTGGTCCCGACCAAGTATTACACGACACCGACCTCGGTATTTCAAGAGGCCGGTATCAGTCTGGTGATCTGGGCCAACCAGCTGCTGCGCTCGAGCGTAGCCGCCATGCAGAAAACCGCGGCCATAATTCATGAACAACAGTCGCTGCTCGGGGTCGAAAAAGAGATCACCCCGGTAAAGGAAGTCTTCCGTTTACAAAACACCGACGAACTGAAAAAGGCCGAGGAACGTTATCTGCCACCGACCCGCACCCCCGATCCCTCCGGCGGATAA
- a CDS encoding 3-phosphoglycerate dehydrogenase, producing the protein MKILLASKIDTGALEILSQRHDVVSGVGETEAALKNLIRDREALIFRSGVNITAGIMACAPDLQLLIRAGSGLDNVDLDYLRNHDLKLVRIPQPGARAVAELAFGMMLALSRQILVADQLLRKGTWAKHQLRGHLLVNKQLGIVGLGNIGTLLGQMGLAWGMQVLGCVEHPSPERAAQFEAKGLHLTDLNTVLSTADYLCVCVPLKTTTSGLIGHDELAMVKPGSFVLNMARGGIIDEAALSEALRQGRLAGAALDVHQTEGENQISPLADLPNVVLTPHIGAMTIDSQREIGRRIIDIMDDFDPAEQTPGGSAPGTGHPL; encoded by the coding sequence ATGAAGATCCTGCTGGCCAGCAAAATCGATACCGGAGCCCTGGAGATTTTGAGTCAGCGCCATGATGTGGTGTCGGGCGTCGGTGAAACGGAAGCAGCCCTGAAAAATCTGATACGCGATCGCGAAGCCTTGATTTTCCGAAGCGGCGTGAACATCACCGCCGGGATCATGGCCTGCGCTCCCGACCTGCAACTACTTATCCGGGCCGGATCCGGCCTCGACAACGTCGATCTGGATTATCTGCGCAACCACGATCTGAAACTGGTGCGAATCCCGCAGCCGGGAGCCCGGGCGGTGGCAGAACTGGCCTTCGGCATGATGCTGGCGCTATCCCGTCAGATTCTCGTTGCAGATCAGTTGCTTCGCAAAGGAACGTGGGCCAAACACCAATTGAGGGGACACCTGCTGGTCAACAAGCAGCTGGGTATCGTCGGCCTGGGCAACATCGGCACCCTGCTCGGACAGATGGGCCTGGCCTGGGGAATGCAGGTGCTGGGTTGCGTGGAACACCCCTCTCCAGAACGCGCCGCTCAATTTGAAGCCAAGGGCCTCCACCTGACCGACCTCAACACCGTCCTGTCGACGGCCGATTATCTCTGCGTATGCGTACCCCTCAAAACCACCACCAGCGGCCTTATCGGCCACGACGAACTGGCCATGGTAAAACCCGGAAGTTTTGTTCTGAATATGGCCAGAGGCGGCATCATCGACGAGGCCGCCCTGAGCGAAGCACTTCGCCAGGGCCGGTTGGCCGGTGCCGCCCTCGACGTGCACCAAACCGAAGGGGAAAACCAGATTTCGCCCCTGGCCGATCTACCGAATGTTGTTCTGACGCCCCATATCGGCGCCATGACCATCGATTCCCAGCGTGAAATCGGCCGCAGAATCATCGACATCATGGACGATTTCGACCCGGCAGAACAAACACCCGGAGGCAGCGCACCGGGAACCGGTCACCCCCTGTGA
- a CDS encoding carboxylate--amine ligase: protein MHATADNNPFAVVTGLEYMQGIQAARILAKRHHLPVIAVSTNKNHPYNLTNCCHQVVCTDNNLIEDLIVIGRQLAEKAVLFPGTDADVLLISQNRRQLSQWFHMCLPPAEVVEMLMDKLQFYAFAREAGFRVPDTWFIHNRQELDSAARKVVFPCVLKPHYRTAKWNELSPFKAFRIVTAEQLTATYEQYKAATECFILQNWIEGPDANLYSCNAYFDANTKPLASFVARKIRQWPPVMGQSSLGEECRDDVVLAETLRLFQTVGFHGLAYLEIKRDQRTGEYFIVEPNIGRPTGRSAIAEAGGVELLYTMYCDALGRPLPSNRVQHYGGVKWINLRQDLRSAFYYWRKGELTFNQWRKSVRGPKTFAIFSWTDPYPFLGDLWRAARLFFNKEERGKRNPDRTIGEEK, encoded by the coding sequence ATGCATGCTACTGCAGACAACAACCCCTTCGCCGTGGTTACCGGCCTTGAATACATGCAAGGCATTCAAGCGGCCCGAATACTTGCGAAGCGTCATCACCTACCGGTTATCGCGGTATCCACCAACAAAAATCATCCTTATAACTTAACCAACTGCTGTCACCAGGTCGTCTGTACCGACAACAACCTGATTGAAGATCTGATCGTTATAGGTCGGCAGCTGGCAGAAAAAGCCGTGTTGTTCCCCGGTACCGATGCGGACGTATTGCTCATCTCGCAAAATCGCCGCCAATTATCCCAGTGGTTCCACATGTGTTTACCGCCAGCGGAAGTGGTCGAAATGCTGATGGACAAATTGCAGTTTTACGCTTTTGCCCGGGAAGCAGGATTTCGCGTACCCGACACATGGTTCATTCATAACCGTCAAGAGCTGGATAGCGCCGCCCGAAAGGTTGTCTTCCCCTGCGTTCTCAAACCCCATTACAGGACCGCCAAATGGAACGAACTCTCGCCTTTTAAAGCGTTCAGAATCGTCACGGCGGAACAGCTGACAGCTACCTACGAGCAATACAAAGCCGCCACGGAATGCTTCATCCTGCAAAATTGGATCGAAGGTCCCGACGCCAACCTGTATTCATGCAATGCCTATTTCGATGCCAATACAAAACCTCTGGCATCCTTCGTGGCGAGAAAAATCCGGCAATGGCCGCCGGTCATGGGGCAGAGTTCGCTGGGCGAGGAATGCCGCGACGATGTTGTCCTTGCCGAGACGCTAAGGCTTTTCCAGACGGTCGGATTTCACGGACTGGCCTATCTGGAGATCAAGCGCGACCAGCGGACAGGAGAGTATTTCATCGTTGAACCGAACATCGGCCGTCCCACCGGCAGATCGGCCATTGCCGAGGCCGGTGGGGTCGAGTTGCTCTACACCATGTACTGCGACGCCCTCGGCCGGCCCCTGCCGTCCAACCGGGTTCAGCATTACGGTGGCGTCAAATGGATCAACCTCAGACAGGATCTCAGGTCGGCATTCTATTACTGGCGCAAAGGAGAATTGACTTTCAACCAATGGCGTAAATCGGTACGCGGACCCAAGACTTTCGCCATTTTTTCCTGGACCGATCCGTATCCCTTCCTGGGGGATCTGTGGCGCGCAGCGCGCCTGTTTTTCAACAAGGAAGAACGCGGCAAACGAAATCCGGATCGAACCATCGGGGAGGAAAAATGA
- a CDS encoding SIR2 family NAD-dependent protein deacylase, with protein sequence MNSGAVAVTDAMSVPEPHILEPARCADMIRRSRCVVTLSGAGISTAAGIPDFRGPQGLYVTRRYDPEKVFDIDWFHREPRYFYEFTRDFVSTVKAIRPTFTHRFLAGLEKAGGLAGLITQNIDMLHQLAGSRKVIDLHGSYRSAQCLFCGKSYEALSYTWWERAMSTSSKPPLAYCSACNSVLKPDIVFFGEMVHAFEAAEQLIAQCDLLLVLGSSLKVTPASLLPYHTQATTVVVNRGAVMLPPAPHRFFVDGDLDVYFRAVAKHLDITVPGSTASD encoded by the coding sequence ATGAACTCCGGAGCGGTGGCCGTAACCGATGCCATGTCCGTACCTGAACCCCACATACTCGAACCGGCTCGTTGCGCCGACATGATTCGACGTTCCCGCTGCGTGGTGACCCTGTCCGGTGCGGGGATCTCCACGGCGGCGGGCATCCCGGACTTTCGAGGGCCGCAGGGGCTCTATGTGACCCGACGATACGATCCCGAGAAGGTTTTCGATATCGACTGGTTTCATCGGGAGCCTCGGTATTTCTACGAATTCACACGGGATTTTGTGAGTACGGTCAAGGCTATCCGGCCGACCTTTACCCACCGGTTCCTGGCCGGCCTGGAAAAAGCCGGGGGGTTGGCGGGGCTCATCACTCAGAATATCGACATGCTTCACCAGTTGGCCGGCAGCCGCAAGGTCATCGACCTTCACGGTTCGTACCGTTCCGCGCAATGCCTCTTTTGTGGCAAAAGCTATGAGGCGCTTTCCTATACCTGGTGGGAACGGGCCATGTCCACCAGTTCCAAGCCTCCTCTGGCTTATTGCAGTGCCTGCAACAGTGTGCTTAAGCCCGATATTGTCTTTTTCGGTGAGATGGTACACGCTTTTGAAGCCGCCGAGCAGCTAATCGCCCAGTGCGATCTGTTGCTGGTACTGGGCTCCTCCCTTAAAGTTACTCCGGCCTCGTTACTCCCGTATCATACCCAAGCAACAACAGTCGTCGTGAATCGGGGGGCGGTGATGCTGCCTCCCGCACCTCACCGGTTTTTTGTCGATGGCGATCTCGACGTTTATTTCAGGGCGGTTGCAAAGCACCTGGATATAACGGTGCCGGGATCGACCGCATCCGATTGA